A region from the Candidatus Electrothrix scaldis genome encodes:
- a CDS encoding Hpt domain-containing protein encodes MSSSVGNDIVTGFLEEVEGYLPDMNRCLQVLQQDKADRSSLAELHRITHTIKGAAAMVGLDDLSAMGEVMEKVMENVLGSSLVLDEETMQLVGAATRQIDQYCVMQRDGSAHDEQLFQNTIAELEKKLSQSTTPADLEADEGYSPESIFFEQDSEELVPEEGGPFDLDEDAEDDLFLGADTAVSEEDSSESFLDSLSLAEDEEEDLDNELLLVNSDEDEDDLFASALTEPEQSEQNQQEQSTEDLFHSVESVSPEEEMEDIDAELLECFREETEDHLENVDQCLNNLTAQISKLVKLTPSTREELHSLRRSVHTLKGAAAVIGIPQVAAWGHDFEDFLDWLHDEAQQLDPLSLVALRDGADLLASLVDDPTQATDAAQQQIMVKFADITEAFTSSLSAVSDEAEEAQPAFDALDDRAEDFVLSEDDADGFLDEIAASAGQPEDSGGDGIEDELFLQDQDVAEDDLFGTAVTDLAESSEEILPSAEADIDPIDPELLECFQEETEEHLESIETCLKTLGEEVTDAVQLTPSTQETLHIFRRAVHTLKGAAAVIGIEPVADWGRDFEDFLDWLHDEAKRLDPSIIDHLRESAKLLASLAHDPAFPAQQEKQRLIAIFSDITEAFSTGAENQDGVKEKVSFSQEQGSEEDADLFAETELEEDEAEDFFDVIGDDTASVDEDDALFQETDEEEDLFGSVLAGLAESPESFSSDTEESAAEPIDPELLECFREETDEHLENIDNCLTQLSQEITAPMELTSTSRETLHSLRRSVHTLKGAAAVIGIEQIAAWGHDFEDFLDWLHDEAQKLAPPIITLLQDGADVLADLADNPSCPVAKRKSKLAAEFNHIMVSDRQEEALQDKGESSLDEPDDFFVELPDSSRKEIDDDPFAVQDSTADELKSGPHEDVAQEAEADIDPELLQCFHEEAEEHLDSIDRQLNHLGMTVSGEAELTDLKRGSLHSIRRSVHTLKGAASVIGIEPVAAWGHDFEDFLDWLHDEAQVIRPVVIKAMQKGADILTRLVEAPGVSVSKDQKSLLEQFGQITTGNLTETSPNESKEDVAAAEASSPQVTSKQVIEPKKQAAPAPQSQRKRTATLRVDVDRIDQLVGLSGDMVINLSSFEDSMDAMSGTMKELDMILQRLKNINSSLEAGYELASIPHIGGVIDAQASGITEDFDPLEMDRYSELNILIRSLTEAVSDLDSIMAQNAMDNVTWQKTVERQGMVLKDLQNRMMGIRMTPLSTLSSRMHRTVREAERTTGHPAQLIIEGESIMMDTRVWDVMADPLMHILRNSVAHGGRLPQEAGWTPLSITIKAIRKGGQCVLRVKDTGKGLDYEAIRVKGMKLYPNDRVNLMNDHELADLIFRHGFSSTGSVTNIAGRGVGMDVVRDAIDQLNGSIELISERGQGTEFVMRLPVAVAQLPAILARFGHQVYAVPMHDVESVVRATPDEKMGREYTFDGEPLPLLHPAKVPGFETDGAYLGENITEADQALLIVHTGRKRAAVLCEQLIGQRDIVFKDLGAHLHNVPCISGVTIMGDGSLIPILQIEEVLHKWASVIKGGEDRPVARPVPEREGPLRVLVVDDSISVRKVVSNFITQQGWIPVAARNGIEAMEKIREERPSVVLLDVEMPRMNGFEVLQALQAQAELRDIPVAMLTSRSADKYQEKARELGARGFMTKPFKSEEVIGFIQKVTADEQV; translated from the coding sequence ATGAGTAGCAGTGTGGGCAATGATATTGTAACAGGGTTTCTCGAGGAAGTTGAAGGGTATCTTCCTGATATGAATCGTTGCCTCCAGGTGCTGCAGCAGGATAAAGCTGATAGGTCATCGTTGGCAGAGTTGCACCGAATAACCCATACCATCAAGGGGGCTGCCGCAATGGTTGGCCTGGATGACTTGAGTGCTATGGGAGAAGTCATGGAAAAAGTGATGGAGAATGTGCTTGGTTCTTCACTTGTACTTGATGAAGAGACCATGCAGCTTGTCGGGGCCGCAACACGCCAAATTGATCAGTATTGTGTCATGCAACGGGATGGAAGTGCTCATGATGAGCAGCTATTCCAGAACACAATTGCAGAGCTGGAGAAAAAACTCAGTCAGAGTACCACACCAGCAGATCTTGAGGCAGACGAGGGGTATTCACCAGAGTCTATATTTTTTGAGCAGGATTCCGAAGAACTTGTACCTGAAGAGGGTGGCCCCTTTGATCTCGATGAAGATGCTGAAGATGATTTATTTTTAGGCGCTGACACTGCTGTGTCGGAGGAGGATAGCTCGGAGAGCTTTCTTGATTCCCTGTCTCTTGCTGAGGATGAAGAAGAGGATCTAGATAACGAGCTTCTTCTCGTTAATTCTGATGAAGACGAGGACGATCTCTTTGCTTCAGCTCTTACCGAACCGGAACAGAGCGAGCAGAATCAACAGGAGCAATCGACAGAGGATCTTTTTCATTCTGTAGAGTCGGTATCTCCTGAGGAGGAGATGGAAGATATTGATGCAGAGTTGCTTGAGTGCTTTCGGGAGGAAACAGAGGATCATCTGGAAAATGTTGATCAGTGTCTGAATAATCTCACTGCCCAGATTAGCAAATTAGTCAAGCTGACCCCATCTACGCGGGAAGAGCTTCATTCCCTTCGTCGTTCCGTACATACCCTGAAGGGAGCAGCCGCTGTTATAGGAATCCCGCAGGTTGCTGCTTGGGGGCATGACTTTGAGGACTTTCTTGATTGGCTGCATGACGAGGCTCAACAGCTTGATCCACTCAGTCTTGTTGCACTTCGGGACGGTGCTGATCTCTTGGCTTCTCTTGTTGATGATCCTACGCAGGCAACAGATGCGGCCCAACAACAGATCATGGTTAAATTTGCGGATATTACCGAGGCATTTACCTCGTCGCTTTCCGCAGTTTCTGATGAAGCAGAGGAAGCACAGCCTGCCTTTGATGCGCTTGATGACAGAGCAGAAGACTTCGTTCTGAGCGAAGACGATGCCGATGGCTTTTTGGATGAAATCGCCGCATCGGCTGGGCAGCCTGAGGATAGTGGTGGAGATGGTATTGAGGACGAACTTTTTCTGCAAGACCAGGATGTAGCAGAAGATGATTTGTTTGGAACTGCTGTTACAGATCTTGCGGAGTCATCTGAAGAAATTCTTCCTTCAGCAGAGGCAGATATCGATCCCATTGATCCCGAGTTGCTGGAATGCTTTCAGGAGGAAACAGAAGAACACCTGGAGAGTATTGAGACCTGCCTGAAAACTCTGGGTGAAGAGGTCACTGATGCTGTTCAACTGACGCCTAGCACCCAAGAGACGCTCCACATCTTTCGCCGTGCAGTTCATACGCTCAAGGGCGCCGCAGCTGTTATTGGTATAGAACCGGTTGCAGACTGGGGACGTGATTTTGAGGATTTTCTTGATTGGCTCCATGATGAGGCGAAACGCCTTGACCCTTCCATTATTGACCACCTCCGAGAAAGTGCAAAGTTGCTGGCCTCACTTGCTCATGATCCCGCTTTTCCCGCCCAACAAGAAAAACAGCGTCTTATTGCAATTTTTTCTGATATAACTGAAGCTTTTTCTACCGGAGCCGAGAACCAGGACGGAGTGAAAGAAAAAGTCTCATTCTCTCAGGAGCAGGGAAGTGAGGAGGATGCCGATTTATTCGCCGAGACTGAGCTGGAAGAAGATGAGGCAGAGGACTTTTTTGATGTAATTGGCGACGACACTGCTTCTGTAGATGAAGATGACGCTCTTTTTCAAGAGACAGATGAGGAGGAAGATCTGTTCGGCTCAGTTCTTGCTGGCTTAGCTGAATCACCCGAATCATTCTCTTCAGACACCGAAGAATCTGCTGCCGAACCTATTGACCCAGAGCTTTTGGAGTGTTTTCGTGAGGAGACCGACGAACATCTGGAAAATATCGATAATTGTCTGACCCAACTAAGCCAGGAAATTACAGCTCCAATGGAGCTTACATCGACAAGTCGGGAAACGCTTCATTCTCTTCGCCGCTCCGTCCATACTCTGAAAGGTGCAGCCGCTGTTATTGGGATAGAGCAGATTGCTGCCTGGGGGCATGACTTTGAGGATTTCCTTGATTGGCTCCATGATGAGGCGCAGAAATTAGCTCCTCCTATTATTACATTACTCCAGGATGGAGCGGATGTCCTGGCCGATCTTGCGGATAATCCCAGCTGCCCGGTTGCGAAAAGGAAGAGTAAGCTGGCTGCTGAGTTCAACCATATAATGGTGAGCGACAGGCAGGAAGAGGCTTTACAGGATAAAGGAGAGAGCAGTCTTGATGAGCCTGACGATTTCTTTGTTGAATTACCAGATTCCTCTCGTAAAGAGATTGATGATGACCCATTCGCAGTCCAGGACAGCACAGCAGATGAATTGAAATCAGGACCTCATGAGGATGTTGCGCAAGAAGCCGAAGCAGACATAGATCCTGAGTTGCTCCAATGTTTTCATGAAGAAGCAGAAGAACATCTAGACAGTATTGATCGTCAACTTAATCACCTGGGTATGACAGTTTCTGGCGAGGCTGAACTTACCGATTTAAAACGTGGTTCGTTGCATTCCATTCGACGTTCTGTACATACTCTGAAGGGAGCAGCTTCTGTCATAGGTATAGAACCCGTTGCTGCCTGGGGGCATGATTTTGAGGATTTTCTCGATTGGTTGCACGATGAAGCGCAAGTCATTCGTCCTGTTGTTATTAAGGCCATGCAGAAAGGTGCTGATATCCTCACACGCCTTGTTGAGGCCCCAGGCGTTTCTGTTAGTAAGGATCAAAAAAGTCTTCTTGAACAATTCGGTCAGATTACAACAGGTAATCTGACTGAAACTTCTCCAAATGAATCGAAAGAGGATGTTGCAGCAGCAGAAGCAAGCAGTCCCCAGGTAACCTCAAAGCAGGTTATTGAGCCTAAAAAACAGGCAGCACCAGCTCCGCAAAGCCAAAGAAAGCGAACCGCAACACTACGTGTGGATGTGGATCGAATTGATCAGCTGGTTGGTCTCAGCGGTGACATGGTCATTAACCTGAGTAGTTTTGAGGACTCAATGGATGCTATGTCAGGTACCATGAAGGAGCTTGACATGATCCTGCAGCGTCTGAAAAATATTAATTCCAGCCTGGAGGCTGGCTACGAATTAGCCTCCATCCCCCATATCGGCGGCGTCATTGATGCGCAGGCTTCTGGCATTACAGAGGACTTTGATCCCCTGGAAATGGATCGATATTCCGAGTTGAATATTTTGATTCGCTCTCTGACAGAGGCGGTCAGCGACCTTGATTCTATCATGGCGCAGAATGCTATGGACAATGTGACATGGCAGAAGACCGTTGAGCGGCAGGGTATGGTTCTGAAGGACTTGCAGAACAGGATGATGGGTATTCGTATGACCCCGCTTTCCACCCTGTCGAGCAGAATGCACAGGACTGTACGCGAAGCTGAGAGGACAACCGGGCACCCTGCGCAACTCATCATTGAGGGTGAGTCTATCATGATGGACACCCGCGTTTGGGATGTTATGGCAGATCCACTCATGCATATCCTGCGTAATTCGGTTGCGCATGGTGGTAGACTCCCTCAGGAGGCAGGTTGGACTCCCCTCTCTATTACGATTAAAGCAATAAGAAAGGGAGGGCAGTGTGTCCTCAGAGTAAAAGATACAGGGAAGGGGTTGGATTATGAGGCCATTCGTGTCAAAGGTATGAAGTTGTATCCCAATGACCGGGTCAACCTCATGAACGATCATGAACTGGCAGACTTGATTTTCCGACATGGCTTTTCCAGTACCGGTTCTGTAACCAATATCGCTGGTCGTGGTGTTGGTATGGATGTTGTTCGGGATGCTATTGATCAGCTTAATGGTTCAATTGAGCTGATTTCCGAGCGAGGCCAGGGCACAGAGTTCGTTATGCGTTTACCTGTGGCTGTGGCCCAGCTGCCAGCTATTCTTGCCCGTTTTGGACACCAGGTCTATGCGGTGCCCATGCATGATGTTGAAAGTGTTGTTCGAGCGACTCCTGACGAAAAGATGGGGCGCGAGTACACCTTTGACGGGGAGCCCCTTCCGCTTCTTCATCCTGCAAAGGTTCCGGGATTTGAAACAGATGGAGCCTATCTGGGAGAAAATATTACCGAAGCAGATCAGGCCCTGCTGATAGTGCATACGGGGAGAAAACGCGCTGCCGTTCTTTGTGAGCAGCTCATTGGCCAGAGGGACATTGTTTTCAAGGACCTTGGAGCACACCTGCACAACGTTCCCTGTATCTCAGGGGTTACCATTATGGGTGATGGCTCACTTATCCCCATTCTTCAGATAGAAGAGGTACTGCATAAGTGGGCATCCGTGATCAAGGGCGGAGAGGATAGGCCGGTCGCTCGTCCTGTTCCTGAGCGTGAAGGACCACTTCGTGTCCTGGTTGTTGATGACTCCATTAGTGTGCGTAAAGTTGTTTCGAACTTTATCACCCAGCAGGGGTGGATACCGGTTGCAGCCCGCAATGGTATTGAGGCTATGGAGAAGATACGTGAAGAAAGGCCGAGTGTTGTTCTTCTCGACGTTGAGATGCCTCGAATGAATGGTTTTGAAGTTCTGCAGGCCCTCCAGGCCCAGGCAGAACTCCGTGATATTCCCGTTGCCATGCTGACCTCAAGAAGTGCGGATAAGTACCAGGAAAAGGCGAGAGAACTTGGAGCACGGGGCTTTATGACAAAGCCGTTTAAGTCGGAAGAGGTCATAGGTTTTATTCAAAAGGTAACAGCAGATGAACAGGTCTGA
- a CDS encoding response regulator, with protein MSRKVLIVDDSPTELKLITDVFNTPEYEVVTANDGEAGVEMAMAEKPELIILDVVMPKMNGFQACRKIKSTPDLENIPVILLTSKNQKSDEFWGKKQGADVYLTKPFKLDEVLEAVGKLLP; from the coding sequence ATGTCTAGAAAAGTGTTGATTGTTGATGATAGCCCAACAGAGTTGAAGCTGATAACTGATGTGTTCAATACACCGGAATACGAGGTCGTCACTGCCAATGATGGGGAGGCCGGGGTGGAAATGGCAATGGCTGAAAAGCCTGAGCTTATTATTCTTGATGTGGTTATGCCCAAAATGAATGGATTTCAGGCATGCAGAAAGATTAAGTCGACGCCGGACTTAGAAAATATTCCCGTCATTTTGCTGACCAGTAAAAATCAAAAATCTGATGAATTTTGGGGAAAAAAACAAGGGGCTGATGTGTATCTGACAAAGCCTTTTAAGTTGGATGAAGTTTTGGAGGCGGTAGGCAAGCTTCTCCCTTGA
- a CDS encoding chemotaxis protein CheW codes for MAKIVSIYMDTEEIQGKKPVLLFTASQIDEVLAEAKVQALPFVSEYFLGLCAWREQVLPIIALDRFFRLSSQGKDNEGRYVVVRAVDTRSTGNGSQGDAAQKRILRCVLKVPDQIMSGEPSAQYEAIHPEQAGLPALFVRGLFLGETELFILPDLVNIIHSNSLHNQLKK; via the coding sequence ATGGCAAAAATCGTATCCATTTACATGGATACGGAAGAAATTCAGGGGAAAAAGCCAGTCCTCCTTTTCACGGCTAGCCAAATTGACGAGGTCTTGGCAGAGGCAAAGGTACAAGCCTTACCTTTTGTCTCTGAGTATTTTCTTGGCCTTTGTGCATGGCGAGAGCAGGTCCTACCGATAATAGCGCTTGATCGGTTTTTCAGACTGAGCTCCCAGGGAAAGGATAATGAAGGAAGATACGTTGTAGTGCGGGCTGTTGATACGCGTTCGACTGGAAATGGCTCGCAAGGTGATGCTGCCCAGAAGAGAATCCTGCGTTGTGTCCTGAAAGTACCAGATCAGATTATGAGTGGAGAACCCTCTGCTCAGTACGAGGCAATACATCCTGAACAGGCTGGCTTGCCAGCTCTTTTTGTTCGAGGCCTCTTTCTTGGTGAGACGGAGTTGTTTATTTTGCCTGACCTTGTAAATATAATACACTCGAATTCCCTTCATAATCAGTTGAAAAAGTAA
- a CDS encoding chemotaxis protein CheW, which translates to MNGRAGTPADLTALLRNIDQELTETLQEYGDGLKVTADDTHQEIGRHICFDLGDKKLALPLSLVDEVGELENVRQLPFLPDWVHGVTNIRGEIVSVTDLPLFFHLTQKKSRKKNRVAIVIHDGEMKTAIIVDRITATRMLYTKHNAEQEKQEQDAVLSRFLTGPAVYFSGEKEEEVQLFDGEQLLSSIRI; encoded by the coding sequence ATGAACGGTAGAGCAGGGACTCCAGCGGATCTTACAGCCTTACTCCGCAATATTGATCAGGAACTAACTGAGACTTTACAGGAGTATGGTGATGGCCTCAAAGTAACAGCAGATGATACGCATCAGGAGATTGGAAGGCATATCTGCTTTGATCTTGGAGATAAAAAACTTGCTTTACCCCTTTCTTTGGTTGACGAAGTCGGAGAACTGGAAAATGTTCGGCAGCTGCCGTTCTTGCCTGACTGGGTGCATGGGGTAACGAATATTCGCGGTGAAATCGTCTCCGTTACTGATTTACCTCTTTTTTTTCATTTAACCCAGAAAAAGTCCAGAAAGAAAAATCGGGTGGCTATTGTCATTCATGATGGTGAAATGAAAACCGCTATTATTGTTGATCGCATCACAGCTACCCGTATGCTGTACACAAAGCATAACGCTGAGCAAGAGAAACAAGAGCAGGACGCTGTACTGTCACGTTTTTTAACTGGCCCTGCGGTCTATTTCTCTGGTGAAAAGGAAGAAGAAGTCCAGCTTTTTGACGGAGAACAATTACTCTCATCTATACGAATATAA
- a CDS encoding polysaccharide biosynthesis/export family protein: MPIKKLASLLLIFFLLILSGCASEQFESNVNLEEFTQQADQLASRTVQQNMFDSVLTAPLDEAESILGPGDLISVNVLESEELNTETRVSSRGYVSLPILDQVEVLGLTAAEAEEKIEQLLKEKYLRDPHVSVFVKEKISDQITLVGAFTTPGNYDYVSGRRLLDIIAVAQGVTEDSAPIAYLSRKDRKTGAIKNYIIDLDALIKRGDMNFNVAIAGGDVIFVPEAGKCFVDGAVRNPGTYPLKGEMTITEAIVLAGGLTAYADNDKIKIIRYTGEGKRNIISLSFSELQEGVGDSIKLQDQDVVYAESSSSGLLSTGLGFSLGFMGTGINYQNPSVDRRAGR, from the coding sequence ATGCCAATAAAAAAACTCGCATCACTCCTGCTTATATTTTTTTTATTAATACTTAGTGGTTGCGCTAGCGAACAATTTGAAAGCAATGTTAATCTTGAAGAGTTTACTCAGCAGGCTGACCAACTCGCCAGTCGAACCGTCCAACAAAACATGTTTGATTCTGTACTTACAGCCCCTCTGGATGAAGCAGAATCAATCTTAGGACCTGGAGACCTTATTTCGGTTAATGTTCTTGAATCAGAAGAACTAAATACAGAAACACGAGTTAGTTCAAGGGGCTATGTAAGCCTTCCTATTTTAGATCAAGTCGAAGTACTTGGGCTTACAGCGGCGGAGGCGGAAGAAAAAATAGAACAACTTCTCAAAGAAAAATACCTTCGAGATCCACATGTATCTGTTTTTGTAAAAGAAAAAATAAGTGATCAAATTACTCTTGTCGGAGCTTTCACTACACCTGGTAACTACGACTATGTTTCAGGGAGACGCTTACTCGATATCATTGCAGTTGCACAGGGGGTCACTGAGGACTCTGCACCAATTGCCTATCTCTCTCGAAAAGATCGCAAAACCGGGGCAATTAAAAATTACATTATTGATTTGGATGCGCTTATTAAACGTGGCGATATGAATTTTAATGTCGCGATAGCGGGTGGTGATGTTATTTTTGTACCTGAAGCTGGAAAATGCTTTGTTGATGGAGCGGTGAGAAACCCAGGGACATATCCTTTAAAAGGTGAAATGACAATTACCGAAGCAATTGTTTTAGCTGGAGGTTTAACAGCGTATGCCGATAATGATAAAATAAAAATCATTCGTTATACAGGCGAAGGGAAACGGAATATTATTAGTTTAAGTTTTAGTGAACTGCAAGAAGGTGTCGGGGACAGCATTAAACTCCAAGATCAGGATGTTGTCTATGCTGAATCAAGCAGTTCTGGGCTTTTGTCAACAGGATTAGGATTTTCATTAGGATTCATGGGGACAGGAATCAATTACCAAAATCCATCTGTGGACAGAAGAGCTGGTAGATAA
- a CDS encoding response regulator, protein MKKVLLVDDDEMIHEIVDSTLGDYRKIFQVSHAYDIKEAVRQVDRGDISLVITDLVMPGGDGFQLLSYIQKKHSDIPRIVITSYDLPELKTRLMGKAFQVFKKPLASEELADAIIRGLKTQQKKGDLGKFSVVGIVQLMETEETTCRLDVHNCGEHQDIDHCIENNCPEYKGSLFLVQGKIYDAVCGKLIGEEAVLKLLSMEGVQVSSCTLKDDVVRRVHKSNQNLLINAMIQKDNQCDDVETELVPRQELLDEGIKLCERLELNKAQKKLMAFVRDNRQSAQGWLWLSRSLTELPKIKKALGEAYKCSPKEPHILEDVEKARLCKGSGKVNRCPFCFAPVDPQAVFCSYCRANPLTDSSTLAQIDPYKVERKMVQQATKRFERVLADEVNPRLLYYAGTAYLNLNDFEKALTYFDLLLPIVQVDTKYQKVAGQVREIVEYIASNQRLDSGENESKNSWHEQKEKKEKRLITNRSASKTVLVVEDSPTTRKVIKMTLTSGDFRVVEAADGVEALSRLNEERPDLVLLDIMLPKIDGYRVLSILKKNNDTKDIPVVMLTSKNRIIDKVKGRLSAASAYLTKPFKPAELIDMVNSIIVKEGVAPEQEGGTPTK, encoded by the coding sequence ATGAAAAAAGTATTATTGGTAGATGATGATGAGATGATCCACGAGATCGTTGATTCAACATTGGGCGATTATAGGAAAATATTTCAAGTATCACATGCTTACGATATTAAAGAAGCTGTTCGGCAGGTTGACAGGGGGGATATTTCCCTTGTTATTACAGATTTGGTTATGCCTGGTGGTGACGGTTTTCAGCTCTTATCGTATATACAAAAGAAACACTCCGATATACCAAGAATAGTTATAACTTCTTATGACCTCCCGGAGCTAAAGACTCGGTTAATGGGAAAGGCCTTTCAGGTTTTTAAGAAGCCTCTTGCCTCGGAAGAGCTTGCTGATGCGATTATCAGGGGGTTGAAAACACAGCAGAAAAAAGGCGATTTAGGGAAGTTCTCCGTTGTTGGTATTGTTCAGTTGATGGAAACGGAAGAAACAACCTGTCGTTTGGATGTGCATAACTGTGGTGAGCATCAGGATATAGATCATTGTATTGAGAATAATTGCCCTGAATATAAAGGGAGCCTTTTTCTTGTTCAGGGAAAGATTTATGATGCTGTCTGTGGAAAGCTGATCGGTGAAGAGGCGGTGCTGAAGCTGCTTAGCATGGAGGGCGTTCAGGTCAGCAGTTGTACTCTTAAAGACGATGTGGTCAGAAGGGTGCATAAGAGCAATCAGAATTTACTGATCAACGCAATGATTCAGAAGGATAATCAATGCGATGATGTAGAAACTGAGCTTGTTCCACGGCAGGAGTTGCTGGATGAGGGAATCAAGCTTTGTGAGCGACTGGAGCTTAACAAGGCCCAAAAAAAGCTTATGGCTTTTGTGCGTGATAACCGACAGAGCGCTCAGGGATGGTTGTGGCTTTCCAGGTCTTTGACTGAGTTGCCGAAGATAAAAAAAGCTTTAGGCGAAGCGTATAAATGTTCACCCAAAGAACCACATATACTCGAAGATGTAGAGAAAGCGAGATTGTGTAAGGGTAGCGGAAAGGTAAACCGCTGTCCTTTCTGTTTTGCCCCGGTTGATCCTCAAGCTGTGTTTTGTTCCTACTGTCGGGCCAATCCGTTGACAGATTCGTCTACGCTCGCTCAGATTGATCCCTACAAAGTGGAACGTAAGATGGTGCAGCAGGCGACAAAGCGTTTTGAACGGGTTCTTGCAGATGAGGTCAACCCGAGACTGTTGTACTATGCGGGCACTGCGTATTTGAATTTGAATGATTTTGAAAAGGCATTGACCTATTTTGATCTTTTGCTCCCCATAGTACAGGTTGATACAAAATACCAAAAGGTTGCTGGTCAAGTTCGTGAAATAGTAGAATATATTGCTTCTAATCAACGCTTGGATTCTGGAGAGAACGAGTCGAAAAACAGTTGGCATGAGCAGAAAGAGAAGAAAGAAAAGCGTCTCATTACAAATCGCTCTGCTAGTAAAACAGTTTTAGTTGTTGAAGATAGCCCGACCACTCGTAAGGTTATTAAAATGACCCTGACCAGTGGAGATTTTCGAGTTGTTGAGGCAGCCGATGGTGTTGAGGCCTTGAGCAGGCTCAACGAAGAGCGACCGGATCTTGTTTTGCTTGATATTATGTTGCCGAAGATTGATGGATACCGAGTGTTGTCTATTTTGAAGAAAAATAACGATACAAAAGATATTCCAGTTGTCATGCTGACAAGTAAGAATAGGATAATTGATAAGGTGAAAGGGAGATTATCCGCTGCAAGTGCTTACCTGACAAAACCTTTCAAACCAGCTGAACTTATTGACATGGTGAACTCGATAATTGTCAAAGAAGGTGTTGCTCCTGAACAGGAAGGCGGGACTCCAACTAAGTAA